Proteins encoded together in one Pongo abelii isolate AG06213 chromosome 8, NHGRI_mPonAbe1-v2.0_pri, whole genome shotgun sequence window:
- the LOC103889395 gene encoding putative UPF0607 protein ENSP00000383144, protein MRLCLIPRNMGTPQKALPPVVWSTHSRKKPVLSAPNSMMFGHPSPVRIPRLRRKFNLRLPSLDEQVIPARFLKTEVRAEEPKDATEVKDQAKTQGQDKKRGPCSNGKAASTSRPLETQGNLTSSWYNPRPLEGNVHLKSLTEKKQTDKAQVHAVSFYSKGHGVASSHSPAGGILPFGKPGPFPTVLPAPVPGCSLWPEKSGLKVLGKDHLLSSPGLLMVGKDRQPKYPAALGSSRSSPSTAAGHRSRRSRKRKLPGPPLQLQPTPCLKMRWDRDEQPPPAKLPRLSPEALRVKLPKKKDASSRATWIKT, encoded by the coding sequence ATGAGGCTGTGTCTTATCCCTCGGAACATGGGCACCCCACAGAAGGCCCTGCCTCCTGTGGTCTGGAGCACCCACTCGAGGAAGAAACCCGTGCTGTCTGCTCCCAACTCCATGATGTTTGGACACCCCAGCCCTGTGAGGATCCCTCGTCTCAGACGCAAGTTTAACCTCCGACTTCCTTCATTAGATGAGCAGGTGATCCCAGCCAGGTTCCTGAAGACAGAGGTGAGGGCAGAAGAGCCCAAAGACGCAACGGAGGTGAAAGACCAGGCAAAGACCCAGGGGCAGGACAAGAAAAGGGGCCCCTGTAGCAATGGGAAAGCAGCCTCCACCTCTAGGCCCCTGGAGACTCAGGGAAACCTCACTTCCTCCTGGTATAATCCCAGGCCCTTGGAGGGAAATGTCCACCTCAAGAGCTTGACAGAAAAAAAGCAGACTGACAAGGCCCAGGTGCATGCAGTGAGTTTCTACTCCAAGGGCCATGGAGTCGCCAGTTCACACAGCCCTGCTGGAGGCATCCTTCCCTTTGGGAAGCCTGGCCCATTTCCAACAGTGCTCCCTGCCCCAGTTCCAGGCTGCTCCCTGTGGCCAGAGAAGTCGGGCTTGAAGGTGCTGGGTAAAGACCACCTGCTCAGCTCTCCAGGTTTGCTGATGGTGGGGAAGGACAGGCAGCCCAAGTATCCTGCAGCTCTTGGATCAAGTAGGTCTTCTCCATCCACAGCTGCCGGCCACAGGTCCCGCAGGTCCCGCAAAAGAAAACTGCCAGGGCCACCGCTGCAGCTGCAACCGACCCCTTGCCTGAAAATGAGGTGGGATAGAGACGAGCAGCCCCCACCAGCTAAGCTTCCCCGTCTATCTCCTGAGGCACTGCGGGTCAAGCTTCCCAAAAAGAAGGACGCCTCCAGCAGGGCAACATGGATAAAAACATGA